Sequence from the Cucurbita pepo subsp. pepo cultivar mu-cu-16 chromosome LG02, ASM280686v2, whole genome shotgun sequence genome:
CCGTTTCCACCTCTTGTTTTAATCTTCATCCCCATgaaattgttgaacacaactgatcgtgggaaacactcgcactctttattaacacaAATCGGAACGAAATTATAAGAAACTTCGTAGAATACTAACTTGTTATGTCTGTGATGCCATTCCTGTTAAATTAGGTTNTCATCCCCATgaaattgttgaacacaactgaTCGTGGGAAACattcgcactctttattaacacaAATCGGAACGAAATTATAAGACACTTCGTAGAATACTAACCTGTTATGTCGGTGATGCCATTCCTGTTAAATTAGGTTtctttattgaattttctcattttattagttaaatgtattagacgaacacgactctccacaatagtatgatattgtcccctttgagcttaagttctcatggctttgcattgggttttcccaaaaggcctcgtaccaatcgAGAGtgtattctttaattataaactcataatcatccACTAAATCAACCGTTGTGggacactttcatccaacaaaatgGACATCTCGAGCTATTATCGAACTATTATTATGTGATCCATTTGTGACAGCATCTGAAGAATTTGAAGTATATCAATCTAAACCACTCTAAGAACTTGACAAACACTCCAAATTTCGAAGAAATTCCAAATCTCGAGAGATTGGAGCTCGAAGGCTGCACCAGTTTGATCATCATTCATCCATCCATTTTCGCTGCAAAAAACCTTATTCTTCTGAATCTGAAAGATTGCATCAACCTCACCAATCTTCCAACCAAAATTAACATCAAATCCCTTCAAGTACTGATTCTTTCGGGCTGTTCAAAGCTCAAGAACATCCCACAATTTTCCGGCAACACAAATGCATTAGTCCAACTCTGTTTCGACCACACCTCCATAACAGAGCATGAACAGAGCACATGTGATATCATGAAACGCCTGTTCCTTTGTCTTTGCAGAGCTTCAATGGCCGATGATTCTCCAATTGGGGTCCCGTTATTGGCCACTCTGTTCTCTCTGACCAAACTGAATCTCAGCTACTGCAACCTCAAATCCATTCCAGAAGGGATTGAGTGTTTGGTTTCATTAACAGAGCTGAATTTGAGTGGCAATAAATTCAGTCAGCTTCCGACAACAATCTCTCAGCTGCAAAACCTGAaaagattgaatttgaatCGATGCAAGAAGCTTTTGTGCATCCCCGAGCTGCCACCGAGAATTTTAAGGATCTTGTCGAAGGATTGCGGCTCGCTTGTATCCATTCCAGAAATGTTAAAAACAGAGCATTTGTATTTCATGACAGAGTTGAATCTTATGAACTGCTATCAATTGGGTGGCAATAAAAAGCTTCAGAGATTGATCGTTTCTTGGATGCAGAGCATGTTGTTTCGAAATGGTGCATTCAATGTCGTGATTCCGGGAAGTGAGATTCCTGATTGGTTCACCACAAAAATGGGGTCTTCGATTACTGTCGAATGGGATCCGAGCGCGCCGAATTCTAATTTGATTCGCTTTGCTCTATGTGTCGTGTGTGGCGGCGGCGACGGCGGGGGTGATGTTTCCGGCTCCATTATTGCTTCTGTCGCCGGAAGGAGCCCAGATGAGGGGAATTTGAAGAAGGGAGATGTTATTGTTAATGGGTTGACGATTTCTGGGATGAGGAAAATGGATCATATTtggttgtttgttttggctcGAACCCAGTTGCtgaggaggaagatgaaggGATTTAGAGAGATTGAATTTCGGTTCTTGTTACAAGTTAACTATGGCGGATTTGTTTCGAGGAACATTGAATTGAAAAGGTGTGGAGTTGGGTTCATAAAtatggaggaagaggaggaagcCATGAAGCGTTATGCCGCTTGTATTATcttgaagaacaagatgagGATGTGAAGAACCCATAATTTtgtatgctttttttttttttttttctcttaattaaaCTCATAAATTcctaataaaaagaatatatttcaaGGATTTATACAAATTCATAGTATGAAATACACTCGTTCACttgtctccacatgaacgatctgaatcaaatcatttgtaaccattACAAATTAAATCGTATAATAAAGTATCTAACCGGATAATAAAGTATCCAACCGGATATAATGTAATACATATCATTTTTGACATTTCTGGAATATGATCCtcttatatgtatatattcttgaaaattatattaatgagtttatatattaataatggaTAAGGTTAAGTTGCTAATAAAGTAagcaaaattattattaaaaaattaaataatcaattactaagttttatgaaataaatctTAGCAATCTCCCACTTACACTACCGTTAATGAGACATATGTCTTTAGGTATACTCTATACCCAATATACTCTCGGCCCATTTTAAGTGATCCTCAAATATTTTGTCCTAGAAAGTTTTTATATAGATCAAAACGATCGACATTAAAGCAATCTTGATCACTACCACGATGATTTATCTCCTTTAGTATAATTCCCTGTACATTAAGCCTTTGCACcactattaaattttaaattctttgtgTCCCATCATGATTAGAAATCTCCAAAAGCTGGTCAGTACATTTTAAGTCTAGGcatcatttataaaattattttacataACTTCTTACATATATTGGACATCATACATATAGTAGCTGTctctaattattaaaaaaaaaaaaaaaaaaaaaaaaaaaaaaaaaaaaaaaaaaaaaaaaaaaaNNNNNNNNNNNNNNNNNNNNNNNNNNNNNNNNNNNNNNNNNNNNNNNNNNNNNNNNNNNNNNNNNNNNNNNNNNNNNNNNNNNNNNNNNNNNNNNNNNNNNNNNNNNNNNNNNNNNNNNNNNNNNNNNNNNNNNNNNNNNNNNNNNNNNNNNNNNNNNNNNNNNNNNNNNNNNNNNNNNNNNNNNNNNNNNNNNNNNNNNNNNNNNNNNNNNNNNNNNNNNNNNNNNNNNNNNNNNNNNNNNNNNNNNNNNNNNNNNNNNNNNNNNNNNNNNNNNNNNNNNNNNNNNNNNNNNNNNNNNNNNNNNNNNNNNNNNNNNNNNNNNNNNNNNNNNNNNNNNNNNNNNNNNNNNNNNNNNNNNNNNNNNNNNNNNNNttttttttaaaaataaataa
This genomic interval carries:
- the LOC111787960 gene encoding disease resistance protein RML1A-like, which encodes MADDSPIGVPLLATLFSLTKLNLSYCNLKSIPEGIECLVSLTELNLSGNKFSQLPTTISQLQNLKRLNLNRCKKLLCIPELPPRILRILSKDCGSLVSIPEMLKTEHLYFMTELNLMNCYQLGGNKKLQRLIVSWMQSMLFRNGAFNVVIPGSEIPDWFTTKMGSSITVEWDPSAPNSNLIRFALCVVCGGGDGGGDVSGSIIASVAGRSPDEGNLKKGDVIVNGLTISGMRKMDHIWLFVLARTQLLRRKMKGFREIEFRFLLQVNYGGFVSRNIELKRCGVGFINMEEEEEAMKRYAACIILKNKMRM